The following DNA comes from Molothrus aeneus isolate 106 chromosome 21, BPBGC_Maene_1.0, whole genome shotgun sequence.
GGTAATTCTGCAGTGCTGAGAGGACAGGGCAAGCAGGGACCAGTCTGTCAAGCTTCACTTGGAGAATATACCCAGACTACAGTGGGCCAAAGAGcaagagggttttttcccctcaaactGGTGGAAATTATATAGAGCAGCAGTGTTTTGGCAGCTGTGATCCTGTGCTCAAGAATTTTTACATCTTGCCAATTCtgtagtaaaataaaatatcttcagAGAGGCCTAAGGAGCCACCATCACACAGGGGTGTGTGTCCAGGCAAGCACATACTCACCCACACACCTTCAACCCAGCTCAGAACAAGAGAGTCTAGGTCAGAACCTCTCACAGGTATtacaaaacattaaaagaaattctGAAGATTAAATACTCCTGTGCATTACAGCTCTCACACAGTGAGCAGAGGAAGCATCTTCAAAAAGAAAGTTAACAGCAGGTTGTGGttagttttttcctttggtttccaTATTCTCCACACAGGCTATTTTCAGCACACATTAAAAGGCACAGTATAAATAGGGCAATGTAATTTGGTAGCAGAAAAAAACACCTTATTGCATATATGATCTCACAAGGTAGCTATTTCAGTGTGCAAAATAAATCTAGAAATCATCTTATGTAGCTGAATAATCAGCTAAAATGTTAAACTTTCAgtgaaaataaactttttagGTGTTAATGAGAACAGCTAtcagcagtgacagcaaagcaaaataccccaaacccctGTACAATAGCCCCTAccagaaaaattaataacagtgcaaatatttttccagcCAACATGTATGACTCACTGAAGCAACATGTTAAGTTAAAATTGTAGTAAAATTCAAGGAAGAGATGGGTACTCAAACAACAACAAGCTCATCTGCAATTACAGTGCCAGTACAAAATCATTCTACTGCACACCTCTCTTCTTGTAAACTAAATTCAAGCCAGAGTTTTACACTAGAAATTACATCCTCTGAAGAAGTCCCTCATACAAATGCTACTGGTAAATCACACCTCAAATTCCTGGTTTTCTGTCACAATACTTGACTAATAACAACTCATGCTTGCTTGCCATAAACCAGTTGGCAACAGGGGAAAGAACTGTTGCATTATAGATTACACTTCATCCATACTATTTTACACAGAAGTAGATTATTTTTGGTGATGTATGTGATTAGTTTCATTgagtcttattttttttcaacgTTGTCTTGGCTATACTAGCAACTTGTTCTTCATGAGCCATCATATTGTTTCTTCTGAATGAAGGATGATCTTTTAGGATAggttatatttatatattatacttatatatttatatattatacttatatatttatatttaaatatattatacttatatatttatattttaatatattaatatattatactCATATATTTAaagttatatttaaatatatttattgctTAGATTTTGTTCAGGAATTTGTTCAGGAATTTTATCTACTGCAATACTTACTTTATTCAGTAATTTATCTACTGTAATACTTATTTTGTTCAGTAATTTATCTACTGTAATAATTTTACTACTGTAATTCATCTACCTACTGCTGCCCTGAGGCACTTCCAAAACTAAATAAGCATAAATAAGAACTTTGAAAACTCTCCCCACAAAATTCTGCAGAAGAGTTTCAAATCAAGAACTTCCAAGTTCTCAAAGTGCCATTCCCATTGAGTTCCCTCTCCCATGGACCCAGGGCTCTGTACCTTTGTTTGGGATGAGCTGTTTCCTTGCTTGGCCATGATGACGTTGGCACTGTCGCCCCAGGGAGACGCCTTTGACATCTTGGGAGAGCAAAGAGTGCAGAAGTGACAAAGGAGAGTGGCTAAGTGACAAAGGAGAGTGGCTAAGTGACAAAGGAGAGTGGCTAAGTGACACCTCCAGCCCTAAGCAGAGGCAATAATCCTCGGGCAGGTTGCCCAAGTTGAGCATGACGcactccaggagggctctgAGATGCTGAGTCTTCCTTGAGGAAAGACAaaggacagcagctgctggtcaGAGTGCTTCATTAGCTTTCCTTGGAGGATGCCTAGGGTGAATATTGATAATACCATTGTCATTGATAGTTCACTGAAGGAGAAGCATTTGTACAGAGCATCCAGCACCAACAGTGAGATCATGCATCAAATCAGAGCTAATTACTGTCTGCAGTTTTGGAACAAGAGCTGCATGACTCAGATGAGGAGAGAGAATTCCTCTCTTGCTGCTTATCTCTCTCACAGGGAagcacagggaaaggggaaTAAAACACATTAGGTTAATTCTGTGGAGAAATTCTTTTGTCATAAACATTCAGTTCAGCAGAGAGAAGTGCAGAGAAAAAGGATTTGTAGTACAGATATTTGAAGCATATGTTCAATAGTCGAGGCAAGTCAAACACCAGCCCTCTCTGTGCACACAGGGAAGTTTAGGCTGGCAGGACCTCTGCAGGTCCTTTCCCACCTCTCCAACACCCACCTGTGCACTCAGATCAGAGCACTGAACTCACACAGGGATGCCAAGGGCATTATCAAGCTTCATTTTGCAATTCTGTCCCATTCCATCCTTGGATCTATTCAAACCTGACTAGACACAGGTTTGTCCTGGaccagctgtcctggctgacCCTGCTTGCAGCAGGGGAATTGGAGTATGAGATTTCCAGATTTCCAACCTCAACTTCTTCCAGAGCCCACTGTGTTTAGCCCACCCATGGACTGCTCTCCATGCAGGTTTTTAGAcctgcagcagaaatgtttctgttctATATGAATGATGCAGCCAATTTGAAATTAGTCTTAGGAGCCACAGGATGcacaatataaaaattaatcttcTATAAGaaaagcttattaaaaaaaaaaaagagaagttcaCACCTTTTGCAACTTATCACAAAATTCAGCATAAGGAAACAACTTTAGTAACATTAGTTGGATTTCATAGTATTTTGAAGAGCATTTGAAGACAAAAACATTTGAGTAGAGAGGCAGAAAAGTAACAAACCTCAATTTGTTACAAACAAGCATTATCTTCTCACCATTAAAAGGAAAGGATATTGCCACATACttacatttttttgttattttcaagGCTCTATACAGTTGGATATGACACTGCATAGAGAATGGAGGGGAGAGACCAGTCCAGTCAGTCCTTGCTCTGTGATATGATAAATCAAATTTTAAGTTAAGGAGACAAAATAGGCTAGATGGAGGGAAACAAGGACTAAAGGGATGAGATGACATAAGGCAACTCCTGTGGTAGCATTAGGCAAAAGCAATAGGCAAACAGGGGAAAAACCTTGCTAACATACTCAGAATTAAGTAGTTAGTTCCAATTGGAAGAGAAGAtaagtgaaatggaaaatgatCTTCCAGTCTACAGAGAGACCTGTGTTTAACATCAACCAAAGTAGTTTATATGTACCAAGAAGTCTCCAGATGGAAGCTGCACTTTCTCTGCCAAGACAATTCTCTAGGGCACCATTGGATGAGGTCTTCCCAAATAAATAGGTGTGAAATTCTGCAAGGGAgagcaaaacaaattaaaaaattgaattctCCTAGTATTTTCTTTGTAAGTTCACAAGCTTTTTTAACTCCctctcttttttacttttttctggCACAAcaaatacaacacaacacattCATCCATCTCacaaaagagagaggaaaaaaaaaattgcatttcataTCAGATGCTTTGCGTCAAGACTGCTGAGGCTCATAAATCAGCTGTCTATTGCCCTGGTCATTTCAACCAACGTCTGACCCTTTGTTAACTCATGATTTATAACTgaaagttactttttttttaatgccagatTTATAAACTTTACTGTGCTTGGTTTGATATAATATCCATTTTGTACACCAAGCTATAAGACAGTAAATTTATTGTCTATGAACTGTTACCTTGAAAAATTACATCAATGCAAAGTGGTTTTCATTTAGAATCAATGGGCAATAAAttcattggattttttttttgaagggggGAGAGAACATGATGGTGTTTATGAGGTCATGAGTGGCTATATAATGGGAGAAACTGGGAGCTGAGGCTCCAGTTAGCCAGGAGTTCTGAGTTCCAGGGTTGGACACAACAGAACATCCAACACAGCAAGGATGCATAAACTGATACTTTGCTGTCTCATTATCATCTGCTTCTCCTGCCCTCTCTTGTCTCTCCCCATCATCAATGCCAGTGAGATGTCTTATCAACACTCAGGTAAGAGAATTTTGACTTTAATGGTTATCATGCAGGGGttggagcaggaaaagcagcagtgtgCTTTCCAAGGGGCCTGGAtctgtgctgcccagctgcagggagaagcaggaggacagcagcagcacaagggacACAGCAGTGGGTGCTGGTCTTGTACAATGGGGAGCTTGGGTGCCCTAAATAGTTACCTCTGCTGCTTTGAGATCCAGGAAACCAAAGGATGCATTGAGGAGAAAAAGGCATCTGAGCCTTGCAGCACTGAATGTGAGCTGGCATTCAGTGTCTGGGCATTCATAGGCACTGGGTAACTTAAAGAAGCTTGGCTGTACAGTCTCTCCTGCTTCTACCCTTTGAAATAAGCtgttttgtgtttaaaaacaggGAAACCTAGTGCAAACATCAAGAACAGGCAAATCTCTTAGACTTCTATGTATTGAGAATGCTATTTGTTTGCACTAATTTAGATTCCATCCAGCCCAGGGAAAGAATAAATCTTTACTTGAGAAAGTGATGCTCAAAGTTTGAAATGGCTCAGAAAAAATGCACAGCAGAATCTGGAAGGTTACTATCATCAGACCTGACTGGTACTGGAAGGCTTTCTGAAATGAGTTCTGAAAGAACAGCAAACCAATGCAGAAGTTATTGCATAAAGCTGACTATTAAAAAGTGGATGTTCTTACCTGCTTTGcaacagctgctctgctggtttATAGGTATCAGCAGTCCCCAGTCTGCTCTGAAAATCTTGGACTGCTAAGCCAGCGTCTCCTCAAGCCTTCCACAATGTAATTTGCATTTCCAGGTACCCCTGACTCAATATGAGTAATATCTGTCACATCATAGCTGGCTCTAGCCATTATTGCATTAGGCTCAAGTCACTGTGCTTGGATCTTCCCTGCTAATGTaaagagcagaaggaaggagaagacaCAGAAGAGGAACTCTCTTAAAgagggttggttttgggttgggtttttccttttttaaatctcaAAGTAAATTTACCTGCTAGCACTGCTCTGATTTAAAGATAATCCATGGCCAGAGATGCAGATTGTCTCCACACAGCACTGGGAATTTTTTGTATTCTTATTCTGAGTCCTATAAGGAAATCCTTGCTGTCCTTTGCAAATGTCCTTTTGTGCAGTGAGTAAACCAATAACAGGCATGTCCAAGATCTTCAAATTCCTGATCTTTGTGCAAGTTTTTGAAATGTTGGGAGattatttcagtttgttttcttaCATGTCCATGTGAGGAGCTACAGTcacacccatccctgcaggtcAGAGCACTGGAACTCCACAGGGTCACCTACAAATCCAATTGCAAAATTATATTAATCGACACAAATAGTGTTTGATAATGACACCCTCTGGTTGCCCACAATTTTGGATGTCTGCTATGTATTAGCAAAGATTAAATTTACTGCTCAGGTTACAAGAACCCAAGTTACCTGGAATATTGCACTGTTAAGGGATTCTATTGGCAACCTGCCTTGGGGCACAGGCTAGCCACAGAATTCTGAATTCTTTATGCATAGACAAATTAATTCTATCAGCTACCAGCAAGCTGTTGTATTGGAAAAACTGGTAACATCTGTACTGGTACACACGTTAAATGAGAGATGACTGAAATACACCAAGAAGCACAGCTGCCAAAATAAGTTGTAAGTTTTTCTACCTTTATTCCTGCCCTTCCACAACTTACCATTTGGTAATTGCAAGACTGAGCAGGTTAATAGGTCTCAAACAGGAAGTTTTGCCTTTATTCataggaaagcagcagcacaggaactaGTTGATAAAGAAATAaactaaagtaaaattttttaaattacatccAAGTCTGGGCTGTATACTGGGAGGATGAGGTTCAGTACCTCAAGTGACagaaggggctgctgctgtcaaaAACTCTTGTAACAAAACTTCTGCCAGAGAAATGAGAATATAAGATTAACATTAGGAAGGTTTCTCTTTTCTCAAAGCtttggaaggaaaggaagacaaaacCAACTCTCCCTATCAGAAGAATTAAATAAGGATGGGTGGTTGGTGCTTTCATGAAAATATTCAACAGAcctgtggggtctgtggggccAACAGACCTGATGAGAAATCCCGAGACAGACTGAAACAAGGATGCAGAGCAAAAGACTCACCCTGTGCCTGTTTGTGTCACCTTGCCTTGGCAGCTGATGAAGACTCGAGGTTAAACCTGGAGAGGTTGGGTAGCCTGGGaagctcctccctgctccagctcctggggacccTGACTGAGGACAGCAAAGCAGGTGAGCATTCAGCACAGCAATGGGAGTGCCCATGGTTcacacctccagctcccacagATATCACACCCCAGCTCCCAGGTGTTTGCTGAAATACAATGTTATCTGTAAGCAACAAGCAGCTGTCATTGAGTtaactgggattttggggaaccTGCTGAGTAGCCATGCCTGCAGCTCAACACCACCTCAAAATCTCCAAATGAGTGCTGCAAAACTTCCAGACAGCAAAACCAGGGCAAGGAGAAGGTTGGCCAAAGAGGAGCTGGCAGGCAAAGAAAATAGCAGTCTTACAAAACATCAGTACTTGCAGAAAGTGCAGAATCAGTGGCAATGGATGGTTTGGGAAGCAAAAATGTTACCCTTGGATATTCCATTCCAAGACCTCTGTCAACTGTAGCATTATGGCACATGAGAATTACTTGCCTAATTCATGATTCCTAAATGGTGAAACATTTCATTGTGTCTCCTCTTTAACAGGTCTTACTCCCAGCAACTACAACCCAGGGGAAAATATCAAAGAAGTAAGTAAATAACCATCTATcactgaaacaagaaaaataagacTAAACTACACAGAATTGTTGCCAAGAAATCATTTCAGATCAACAGACTTCACAAACAGTATAGACTAAAGTAGTATGCCACAGTGTTCTTGAAGCTGGAATCACTTGGCTGTTagacaggcaggagagggggaaaaatgggaaaggaaaaaagagagcaaGTAAtccagattaaaaaagaaaaaaaaagtggactGCTTAGAATTAAGttgggtttggtggggtttttttggttggttggggttttttttgtttgtttggtttttttttttttcccttgaaaaacAGCTCAGTAAAGGCCAATTCCCAGCTTCATCAGCCAAGGCACCATTTGCACCaccaccagccccagcacaggttACAGAGTATGATCAGCTTTGTTATGAACCGTTATGTACATGGAGAGCATCATCCCTGTTCACTTCCTGCTGAATTAAACATAAATGCAGAAGACAGGGCTGAGTTCTAGtgggacatgcaaagcagaggtTACACTGGGCAgtcccctccttccctcagcgagagcacagggctgggaggtcAGGGAGGGTGGAGGATGTACTTTCCCACTGGGAACCACCCCCAGTAACCTCCCCAGTGCTGTTTGATTTCAGAATTTCTACAGGAACCATCCTCAGAATGCTTTCCTGGGCCGCCTCTTGACCAAGGACAGGAAACAGTACAAGAAACGTGGGAATCTTTCTGAGTGCTTCTGGAAATATTGTGTGTAAACAGGGAACTCCCTGACTGGCTGCATAATTTATACAGATGTCTGAAAACATGTATATAGAGCTGCTTGATTTAAAATGGGAATGAAGAAACACGAAGGCAGCACCTAACTTTAGACTCTCTGCTACTTGGAAATGAATAAATTCTTGATGTTTTGCAATTATGTTGTGAGCAATGTAGTGATTTTTTTAGAGCTCAGCACAACAGGAAGGAAGTAATGGGAGGAAGAGACAAATACACAACCCAAAGAGAACttgggcaggggaaggaaaatTCCCATGGGGTTCTGTGAAAACTCCCAGAAGAGCTCAACTGTGTCTAAGTCCAGAGGCAAGGGGACTTTCTCCTTTGTCACTGATGTAGATTGGGGTGCCAGGAAGAAGTTCAGCAGGTAAGGGATGGCAGCTTAACAATGCCTAGTCCCCCCCTGCCATCCCCAAAACCACTCAGCAATGTCAGACCAGGcatctgctcccactgctgctggagatgaTTGTTTCTCTCTGTCACTTGTAAAAAAGACCCACAAATTATTTCTCTGCCCAGCCCTCAGCTACCCATGGCAGGCTGCCTGTGCCCATGGGCTTGAGGAATTGTGTGATTATTATCAAGCACAGTATGGAAGGTAAACGTGGTTATCAATGTCAAGATTTTACCCCCAGATTTGGACAATCAGTGGAGGCAGGAATGACAGACACCATGTGAAAGattcctgcacacacaggtgCAGGAAGATGATACATGGACAGAGATAATCTGGGTTTCCAGGGCAAGCTTCCTTGGACACTCAAGGTACCACTCACTGATAATGTTGCTGTATCTTGGCATGTAACATTAATAAAGGAGTggacaaaacaaaaagccacaaaaagcCTCTAGCCTGACTCCTCTACATGCAGAGTACCTCCAGATTCTCTCACTCCTGGGTAGCTTCTGATAGTAACTGCAAGAAATAAGAGCTAAACAGGCAGGAATTGTCTCTGGGAGATGCCATTTTTGATAATATCCACAAGCTGTCTGAGCTGTGAACTCCTGCTCAATACGTACATTGCATAAACCCCACTCCAATCAGGGCTCACAGAAAGCTTGAGATAAATACCTAACAGTGATCCACAGCTACATTGATCTCAAGAGCACACATCATAAATCTCTGACTGTGCTGTTTAAACAAAGCCTACAGGTTTAAAACAGCTTGCTCACTTCACATAAATTGTAAGACAGATGATGCCAGCTGTAACAGAGAAAAATGTCCTCAaagtcagagcagcaggatgccCTGTACAGCTATTTGAAATCTTTTAAACATTCCTCCTTCTCTTACATAGTGGAGCAAGTCAGTGGCTCTCTGGAAATTACTCCTTTTCTGCTACCTCATTAGCCAATAAAACTTCTCAGAAAAGACTTCAAATTTATCTAAATGAATAATCAGCtaagacagacacagacagggaGAAGTGTAGAGCCTAAAAAGACTGGGggggaaatattttcaaaaactgCAAGCAtaaagctaaataaataaaatcagagtGAAGAATAACAGAAAAGACATTGCAAGAATTAAAAAGTTCACTGGCCATCTACCtgagagaggaaagaaatgaagagctgtCAGGTGTTGAAGATGGAGTCAAGACAAGGTAATTGATCTATAAATTAAAGTGAAACCTTAGCTTTTAAAACTACAAAATACTTGCTAACATTTACAGCATCTAAAGAAGCAATACCAAATCAATTTATTATTCCAGCTAGgccagctcacagcagcaggggctgaggggaatTCAGCTAATTCTAATAGATCAGAATTTCATCAGAGCCTGAAACTTTGTCAGGCCCAGTCCTGAAAAGGAAGGAGCTCAGAGTGTCTTTGGACACCACTGGTAGCTCTCAAAGAGAACTGTTTGAGACACTGTGGAGCATCCAAGTGCTTCCTTCCCAAAGGACATTCCTGGCAGATGCCAGATCAACTCAGGCCCAGGTccaagagcagagcctggccaggtgtgacacaggagggctgtggtattttctgggacCCCCATCGAAGGGAGGaaatgaatctgactccacgttctcagaaggctaatttattattttatgatctgtattatattaaagaatgctatactaaactgtactaaagaatacagaaaggatacagacagaaggctaaaagataataatgaaaactcctgactctttccagagcctcaACAcggctggctgtgattggtcattaagtaaaaacaattcacatgttggataaaaaatgtccaaccacattccaaaacagcaaaacacaggagaagcaaatgagataatattgttttcctttttctctgaggcttctcagcttcccaggagagaaatcctgggcaaagatatttttcttaaaatatgccAGTGATAGGAGGGCAAACTCCCCTTCTCCCCCATCCTGCTGTGacatccagctcctgccagctttcAGCTCAGAGCTTCCCCTCActcctgcagggcacagacagggctggggctgtcacagAGAACTCTCAGACTGCAGACAGGGTCTGGAAGGCAGGTTTGCCTTGCCATGGGAAGGTGTAGCTGGGGAAGTCAGCAGCAGCATTCTGAGCCCgtgggcagagggagcaggggccaagccagagctgcagctgggagctccCAGGAATGTGTGATGGATACCCTGACAGGGACCAGGCTGCTCTGAAGCAAATCTACTACAGAAAACACAGACCCATTACTTCTGAGAATGGGATGATGAAGCATCTCAGGTCCAATTTCTCACCATCTGCCAAAAATACAGCAGTACATGGTGCAGGCTCACCTCTGACATCCACACAAATGTGTAACTGCAGGTTCTCAGCTGTGAGCCAGGACTtgagcaggcagcaggatgATTGCTACTGAGAATCAGAAATGTGGATAGGCTGAAAGAGCCCagatctctgaaaaaaaaccatagATCCAACCctgaacatttttcatttcacaagCCATTTCATTTATCCTCATTTTTTGAAACAGATAGATAAAATTTGACTCACATTTTTAAGAATGCTTAAAATGACCAAATAaccctttaaaaaatcaataaacCCTAAGTAATGATACATCCAATGTTACTTTCAAGATGCCTGTATTTCAAGACACTGCATCACTTACCTCATCAGAAGCAGTTCAGTTATGTACTTTTCTAAGattacttctttcttttccaatttcAGTATGATGCTACTTTTGTTCTGTACCTTGTACtccctgcagtgattttgcCTTTCTCCTGCAGGCTTCTTTCAGCACTATCAATCATATCTCTCTGTTATGTCccttaaagcagaaaaagatgAACAAATTGTTACTCTGCAATTAGTTAAGAACTTCCCTGCTCTATGAGACATGTTCATGAATTAAacctatgattttttttctctgtacttCCTCTAGAACAAAAATTTTTAGAAAAGTCGCACAGACAGAAGCTTTAAGTGCTGCATGCCAAATCCCAGCAGTTTAGAAATACAGATATAATATTTCACACACAAAAAGTCCTTACCCTTGTGGGATGCAATTAGAAAACAAAGAGCATATCCTGGAGCTGGTAAGGTGGAGTGTGAccgaaaaaaacaaacaactacaAAACCCCTCAACAAAACAGCATCAATGGCCATAACATGGCCATTTCCACTGTACCCCCAACCCATGTACAAGCAAAAAAGGTATTGAGGGTTCTGCTAAAAGTATATTTTCTACACATTGCCAAGAGCAAAATAAACACACATTTGAACAGTTGTTTGCAGCATATTTTTCAGgtttatttataaaatcagATGCTCCTTTAAAGTGTACAGTTAAAATCACAACTGTAAATTCAACCACAGCTGAATATTGTTTCAATAAAATACTCCTACCAACTGATGTAAAAATTCATTCAATTGTGATTCAAAACTGGATTCAGCTGGAAGATAAACTTACCAATACATTATTCATTCAGCAAGTATCTACCACACTGTAAAAATACATGAGGGTCCCTTCTGTTCATAGCAATGCCATGAAAATATCTGCACAACAActcatcttttaaaaacataattctACATTTATGaatacaacaacaacaacaaaaaaaaattgccagtgAAATCCTCTGAGGGTTTCCAAACTGCTGACACCCCCACAGGGGGCAGTAACTGCATCAGTGCTGTACCAGCATGTTTTCCCTCTGACCACTAAATAAGTGATTTTTCCAAGCAGCTCTAAACTGTCTGCAACATTTTGCCAGGCAAAACAAagccacagaaacaaaacagcaggTGCAAATCCAGCTGCCACACTCCCTCCACTGGCCTTTCTGATCAGAAGTGCATCTTGCTGTGATCACTCCAGCACACTACAGAGACTAAAGATGAGTACAAGCTGAAGTAAAAACTGCCAGTTCCTGAAAACTTATGGAAATGAGGTCAAAGGCTTGATAAGGCATTTCATTGCAAGATGAAGTTGTGGTTCTAGCAGGGTAAAGAGTGCCTTGGGaaagtttggggtttctttATCCTAAGGGGATAAAACCTGCTGATTTTGCAGCCAAGTCTGTTTGATTTTTGGGCAAATAATTGTCTTATCATCACACAGGGCACTGATTGATCTGTTCATTCCTCTTACATTGTTCTCCTACACCATAATTTTTTCCATAACCCAGGAAATGTGCAGCCCCAGAGAAGGGATCCTGCACCTAAGATTTAGCCAGGATTACAAACTTGGAATTCAAATTCCTAGGCACATGAATTTTCATTATATATGGCCAGAGGGTCGGTGGTATTCACAGCAATTAAAAAACTCTCTGGGCTGTTGCTCAGTGATTCTACAAATTCACAGCAGCAGGTGGTACAAGAAGGGTTAACATCTCCAAACAAGAAACACAGGTAACATGATCAGGTTTCTACCTACAGAATCTTGATCACTTGTAGCAAAGACAGCACAGGATACAGCAAGTGAAGACTCCCAGATTTTACTCCTGAATTT
Coding sequences within:
- the UTS2 gene encoding urotensin-2, with the translated sequence MHKLILCCLIIICFSCPLLSLPIINASEMSYQHSADEDSRLNLERLGSLGSSSLLQLLGTLTEDSKAGLTPSNYNPGENIKENFYRNHPQNAFLGRLLTKDRKQYKKRGNLSECFWKYCV